ATAGACGACAAAATCTTGTCGCAAAAAAATCAAGTCAACCGCAAACAAAGACACGACAAAATTCACTTGTCGCATAAAAGTAAAGATAGTAAAGCAACGCACGCTGGGTAATGCGGCTTTGTTGCCGGGTACAATTCTGGCGAAATGTTCATCATGATGATTTGACAATGATCAAAGCAAGCATTGATTTTCGCGCCAACGTCTAACGTGTGGTTCATCTTCGGCAGAACTCTCCAAACCGTCGTCTGGAGTAGGTGCGTTTTCTTGCGATGTAAGTGTTGTGTGGTGCAGTCGAAATAAAATGGCTTCCATTGTAATTGCTTGTTACATGGTTCGCCATTAATTTtgttacggtttttttttaatttaaacctTATCCCAAATTTGTTGTGGTTAATACAGCCGACCAACTAGACACAGCCTCAGGACAACATGACTCCAACTGGTTTCCGGTTTGTGATCGTGAAAATTCGTGAACAAGCCAAGCCAAAGTCaaagaaaaataagaaattgGCACGTCGGCGACAGTATGCTTCCTGCATACCGAGAGGGGAGGATTCGTCGTCGAATTACGACACCGTATCCGATTCCGATGAGGGAAACCAACCTATCGCAGCAAACAATGGACCAATTGCAAAAACTGCAAGTGTTGCTGTTGGAAAGTGATTTACTGTTGACTGATTTgaattcttttcttcttccagcATACGGACAGTGATTCGTCTTCGGACGATGATGATTCCGGTGTGGAACATGATTCGTCGGCAGAAGAGAGTGTTTCTTCGGATGGAACTGCAACCTTGGTGGCACATACTTCGTCGGGAGAAAAGACTATGTCTTCggaagatgatgatgcggtACCAGGTGATGATTCCGAAGTAGATGATTCGTCGCCAGATAACGATTCCGATGTGGAATATGATTCGTCAGCTGAAGAGTGTGTTTCTTCGGATGAAAGTGCAATCTTGGTGGCAGATACTTCGTCGGGAGAAAAGACTATGTCTTCggaagatgatgatgcggtACCAGGTGATGATTCCGAAGTAGATGATTCGTCGCCAGATAACGATTCCGATGTGGAATATGATTCGTCAGCTGAAGAGTGTGTTTCTTCGGATGAAAGTGCAATCTTGGTGGCAGATACTTCGTCGGGAGAAAAGACTATGTCTTCggaagatgatgatgcggtACCAGGTGATGATTCCGAAGTAGATGATTCGTCGCCAGATAACGATTCCGATGTGGAATATGATTCGTCAGCTGAAGAGTGTGTTTCTTCGGATGAAAGTGCAATCTTGGTGGCAGATACTTCGTCGGGAGAAAAGACTATGTCTTCGGAAGATGAGGATGCGGTACCAGGTGATGATTCCGAAGTAGATGATTCGTCCGCAGATAATGATTCCGAAGTGGAACATGATTCGTCAGCAGAAGAGAGTATGTCTTCGATTGAAGCTGCATCATTAGTGGTACATCCTCCGTCTGGAGAAGAGTCTATGTCTTCggaagatgatgatgcggtACCAGGTGATGATTCCGAAGTGGAACATGATTCGTCAGCAGAAGAGAGTATGTCTTCGATTGAAGCTGCATCATTAGTGGTACATCCTCCGTCTGGAGAAGAGTCTATGTCTTCGGACGACGATGATCCCGTAGTTGATGATGTATTATTGGCGGTACATGAATCATCCGCTCATGAAGACAAACTCATACGCACAGGAGAGTTTGGCTTCGAAGAATGAAGTTTCCGTAGTTGCGAATGCTTGGTtcgcaaaaaaagaatttgTTTTAGGATAACTATTCTATACTGGTAGATTTTCTAACTGATCTGAACTGATTTTCTAGACGATTTTGAATGTTGTTGTATTGGCTTAGAAGATGATTTTGGAGGATGAGGAAGAACAGATAGCTTCGGCCAAAAATTAGGGATAAGGAGATAAATAGCAAGATGATCAATTCTACAACATTGTTCCGAGAACAAGTTACACCGAGGCTGTAATCACATCGTAATTAATAAACTGTAACTTATTACAAATAAAcggaaaatttcattaacattCATGTAGCACGCACATACAAGAGGATGTGAGGCTTGGGAAAATGTCTCCATAAAGGCCAAGGCGAACGTCGCCTGCCGGATGAAAATCAATGTATGAGAATTGTACGCATTTAAAGCCTGCTTCGTTGATGACATCTTGACCGAAACAATGTTTGAAATTTCATGTAGCAACTGGTATCACATAATTAGTGGCCACCAACATTTAACTTGCGAAACAAATGTGACCAATCGGAGAAACAGCCTGTATGCGATACGGATGATCGGTAACAGCGAGTATTATTATGGTTGTAAAAATTTACCACTTGGAAGGTTTTCATCTGTATTTAAGCCGGTATTGCCGGTACagcaaaatgagaaaaaaaaactatagaTTAGGTGCAAACCACACCAGAGGTGGCATACAACACGGTATAGGTTTGTTTCACTCATTCGGGTTTGATTGAAGTTTTTCTATGATTTTGATAGAAGACAGCTTTCCTTTTTATGGTTTTGTTCACGTCGAAGGGCACCTTTTGCACGAAGTTAAGCGCGAGAAAGGAAATGTTATGCATCACACGATACGTTCAATCCCGTAGGAAGAAAATAACGCCATAAGGAGTTAGAGTTCTGCCAGTTCGTCTTGCCTTTATTAATCGAAGAATCTTTTCACGACCATTATTTGCAATACAAGGAAAAAGTAATGTTGCGACAATCGCTAGCAGCACGGCTGGGTAGTGGTAATAGTGTTAAACATTAACCATACACCACGCGTTAAACCAGCCACTGTATCTTTGAAATTATGCGTTTTGCGCACTCGTGGGGATCTGTTTATGCCCCCCCACGAAATAAAAACAGCGCATCCTCCGATGTAATTAAAGCTAAAGGCGAACTAGCCCACGATTGATTGTTGGGATGTTGTGTGTAGAGGCAGCATTTACATACGATTACCGCGACCGAATCCACCACGCTGAAAAACAGTTAACAACCAAAAGCAAAGAATCATATGAGTGGGTCAAATTCGGTGTAACAACAGGGGTATTGTGCTACTTACGTATTCTAGCTCGCCGGCACCAACGCCTACGTCACCCTTCTTGTCAGCCGGAGCCGCCTGCTGCATGCGTCTGTACGCCTGTCTATCCTCGCCAGTCTTCGGACCTTCCGGACGGGGTCCAGCCTGGGTTCGGGCACGTTGCGGTTCCGAGCGGGCCGCTCGCTTCAGCGTCGACGGCACGATTTCGGCCGGCAAATGCAGGTACGCCCGCAGATACTCAATGCCCTCGTTGGTGAGATACCAGTAGTAGTGGCGCCAGGCAAACTGCTCCTTCACGAAGTTCTTCGACTTGAGCGATTGCATCGTCTTAATAACGTGCAGGTTCGGGATGTTCTCCAGCTCCGGGTGCTTGGGAGCGTAGAAATCTTTCTGTGCTACCAGCACACCCTCCTTGAAGAGGTACTCGTAGATTGCGACGCGGTGCGCTTTTGGCATGAACATCTGGAACGACAGTAAGAAaaccacaaacacgcacacgcggCGGTATATGAGTGACCGGAAAACACAAAGCAGCGTAAGGATGAACTTTTCCAATTTTGCACTACGGAACAACAGCACACGcacgaaaaacacacacacagccacaagAGACCGATACACGGTTTCCTAAGCATTCAGACGCTTCACTCTGTGGTGTTAGCTGCGATTGGAGCCATCCAAACTTTGAAACACAAACTCTCCGCACATCCGTTCAATTGGAAATAGTCCGGTAAAAATGTCCGACGAAGACGCGCACAACCATGGCGAACGCTTGGGCACAGAAATTCAACCACATATCGTACGGTAAGTCGATCAATTattggaattaatttttaccTTGGCAAAATGTGTCAATACGGTTCGGTACACTGCCCGGAAGAGAAAGAACGAAAGCACCGGAGTTGCTTGCAGACTTTGACAGCGACAAACGAGATAAACGCAGCGATTGACAGAACAAAACGCACCGTGTGTTTCCGGCCTGAACTGACGTTTAATTTCACAGGAAACGCACACAGGATGGTTATATTGATCTAGCGTGTTATAGAAATCTTGGTGCAAATCGAAATCAAAAACAGAAGAACGTGAATATTTcgacaatgttttaaaagGAGAAGAATTCATAATattcaaccattttttttttctaactatAGCATTTTATTTGGTGagcttttaataaaatatcaattcTAACTCCAGCAAGGTGATTCGTCTCCGAAACCCTACCCGATAGAGGGCGCTTTGTAAGAATGCctcgatttgtttgtttgtttacaataaACATGTCatgttaaattgaattaaactgAACACATTTTCtcagcaataaaatatatcAAGCAGTACTACGGTTTGCTTATGCATTTATTTTGATCAGTGTTGTATGTTTCTCGTTTCTCCCCAAACCAATAAGTTTCGTTTGCTCTAGTTTCGCTGTGTTGTGTATTGTGTATAAATGTAAGTACGTTAAGATGCCTCTTTACCTATACGAACTGTATATAACTGCGCGCTGGATTTTTTGCGATTGGTTTATAGGTGAGTAAATTGTTGTTtgcagttttctttttcttccctcgattttatataataatgaCACCCTCCTCGTTATAGTATTCACTGTAATCCGGTAGCACActgctgatggtgctgctTGTTGCTGGTTGTGGATGACTGCCCGGCTTCACATCACGATTTTGTCGATCTTGCACCGTAGCGCAGTGTTTCATCTGCAACAGAGGTAACAAGAATATCCACTTGCATAAGTAAAAGAAGCTCAATTGAATGGGGAACTAAAGAGAAGGGAATGATAAACACACACGAATGATTGTTGACAGCCAACCGGTGCCAACCGGTGCGGAGTATCGACACAACGGTAAACAATCATAGGCAGTACTTGTATCGTTCCAACTTCCTGGTAAGTGTAAGTGTGAAATGGTGTATCACCTCTGGTGGTTTTCCCGGTCCCGAATGGACCAGCTGTACATTTACAGGAAGCACTATATTATTGTTTGCTTTCCGGTGTTGACCACTCTCGGTTTCGCTGCCAGAATCCGGGAACGGATGGTTACCCTGGGCGTGCCCTGTTACTACCGAGCTGCGTGACGGTGATGGCGACGAAAGGTACCGGACGCGTTGAAGATGC
This window of the Anopheles moucheti chromosome X, idAnoMoucSN_F20_07, whole genome shotgun sequence genome carries:
- the LOC128306592 gene encoding clumping factor A-like; the protein is MTPTGFRFVIVKIREQAKPKSKKNKKLARRRQYASCIPRGEDSSSNYDTVSDSDEGNQPIAANNGPIAKTHTDSDSSSDDDDSGVEHDSSAEESVSSDGTATLVAHTSSGEKTMSSEDDDAVPGDDSEVDDSSPDNDSDVEYDSSAEECVSSDESAILVADTSSGEKTMSSEDDDAVPGDDSEVDDSSPDNDSDVEYDSSAEECVSSDESAILVADTSSGEKTMSSEDDDAVPGDDSEVDDSSPDNDSDVEYDSSAEECVSSDESAILVADTSSGEKTMSSEDEDAVPGDDSEVDDSSADNDSEVEHDSSAEESMSSIEAASLVVHPPSGEESMSSEDDDAVPGDDSEVEHDSSAEESMSSIEAASLVVHPPSGEESMSSDDDDPVVDDVLLAVHESSAHEDKLIRTGEFGFEE
- the LOC128306581 gene encoding 40S ribosomal protein S10b-like, with product MFMPKAHRVAIYEYLFKEGVLVAQKDFYAPKHPELENIPNLHVIKTMQSLKSKNFVKEQFAWRHYYWYLTNEGIEYLRAYLHLPAEIVPSTLKRAARSEPQRARTQAGPRPEGPKTGEDRQAYRRMQQAAPADKKGDVGVGAGELEYRGGFGRGNRM